The segment GTACGGCATCGAGACCACGTAAGACCTTGATATTCGCTGAATCGTAACTAGGCGTTGCACTCATATCGGTTCCTTACAGTTGAACCGATCTAGTATATCATTTCTGACACGCGGCCCTGCTCCACACGATATCCCCGTCCGTTCTGGAAGCCTTCCGGTAAATCCCCCGGCTCGATTGCCGTCATGATCCCCTGACAGCTAGTCTCTTTAAGCGCCTGGGCCACCTGTTCCCGCCTGCCGGCATCAAGCTCTGCAGCAAGATCATCAACCAGGATCAATGGAGACGCAGAATCACTTCTCATCAACTGCCGGCATTGCACCAGCATCAAACCAATCGCCACCAACTTCTGCTGGCCCCTGGACAGGGCAAACTGCGCCTCGACTCCATCAACCTTGAGCAACAAATCAGCCCGATGCGGCCCGAACAGGGTAAATCCGGCATCGAGTTCACGGAGCCTCCCGTCATCGAAACACTCCTGCAGGGTCGAGCCCGCCCGCCATCCACGGCGGTACTCCACCACCACTGCAACCTCGGGCATCCAACTGGACAACAACTCCTGCAATGCGACTGAGAGCCCGGCTACCAGATCGCGCCTGGCCTCATCCACCGCTTCACCCGAAGTAACCAGTTCCCCTTCCCAGACCCGTGCAAGCCGTCCATCCCCGGAACGCAGGGCAGCATTCCGTTGACGCAACGCCCGCTCGTGACGCTGCCAATCGGCATGATAATTCATGGATACGTGGAAACACCCCCAGTTGAGATAGAGTCGACGCCCCGCCGGCCCATCCTGAAGGATTCGTTGTGTTTCCGTATTGATGACTTGCACCGGCAGAATCTTGGCAAGCTGGGACAACAAGCGGACGTCTTCGCCATCCAGACGAACCCGGCATTGCCGTTGGCTGTATTCCAGCCCGAGCCGATGAGACCCATGCGTTGTCTCACAGACACCCACGACCCGCATCACGCTCTGCTCACGACCGATCACCTGATCAAGCCGTCGTGCCCGAAAACTACGCCCCCGGCCAAGTAGATGCACGGCCTCAAGCACACTGGTCTTGCCAGCAGCGTTGGCTCCGGTAACCACTGTGAACCCCGGCTCGAAGCTCAGACGACATGCCTGCAGATTGCGTACGCCCGTTACATCGAGCTCGCGCAGCATGACCTGCCTGACTTACAGTCGCATGGGCATGACAACGTACCGGAAATGATCCACCCCAACGGCACCGATCAGGCAACTGCTATTCGCGTCCACCAGACCAATCTGGACTGCATCACCGTCCAGAACTCCAAGTGCATCCAGTAGATAAGTCGCATTGAAACCCACCTCCAGGGGTGCACCCTGGTACTCCACGACAAGCTCCTCGTCGGCTTGTTCCTGCTCGGGGTTATTGGACTGAATTCGCAAAAGATCCGTTTCCAGGATGAAACGCACACCGCGGTATTTCTCATTGGAAAGAATCGAAGCGCGTACCAGGGCCTGCCGCAGGGTCTCGCGGTCGGCACGCAGGATGTTTGACTCCACCTGCGGAATAACCCGTTGATACTCGGGAAACCGACCATCGATCAGCTTTGAAGTAAACCGAAGGTTCTGCAACGTGATCCTGATGTGATTGCTGCCGAGTTCGAGCCGCAGTGACTCGTCACTCTCATCCAGCAGCCGTAACAGCTCCTGAACGCCCTTGCGTGGAACGATAACCTGCTGGTTGTTCGTTACTTCGACCTGGCCTTCGAGTTCACCTAGAGCCAGACGGTGCCCGTCTGTGGCAACGGCTCGCAAACGGCCCGGTTCCAGTTCCAGCAGCAAACCATTGAGATAGTACCTGACATCCTGCAAGGCCATGGAAAAGTGGGTCCGCTCGATCAGCTCCCGAAGACTTGCCTGGGGCAAAACCACAGGTTCCGTGGCGCCAATGTCTTCCACGGCAGGAAACTCCGAGGCCGGCAGCGTGGCCAGGGAGAAGCGGCTTCTTTCAGCTTGCAGGACTGCCCGTTCCTGATCGACAGCAAGCTTGATGACTGCGCCGTCGGGTAGGTTACGCACGATGTCCATGAGCTTCCGTGCCGGCACGGTGACCTGACCACCTTCCTCAACGGCAAGCTCGACCCTGGACACCAGCTCCACTTCGAGGTCGGTGGTTGTCAATGACAAACCTGCCTCGTCGGCGACTACCAGCACGTTAGCCAGTACTGGCAAGGTCTGACGACGCTCGACAACACCGATCACCGCCTGGAGAGCGGGCAAGAGCTGTTCCCGTGTGATCTGTATTTTCATGGGCTCCTACCAGTAATAGATAAGTAATCTTTTAAGAACTTATTATGTTTATTAAGTAATGACGTTTCTGTGTGTAACTTTGAAAGTTCCTTACTTAACAAAACGTTGTCGCGCAAAAACCTTGTATAAGTACCCCGGTAAGACTGCGGACTGACAGAGGATATCCTGTGGAT is part of the Natronocella acetinitrilica genome and harbors:
- the recF gene encoding DNA replication/repair protein RecF (All proteins in this family for which functions are known are DNA-binding proteins that assist the filamentation of RecA onto DNA for the initiation of recombination or recombinational repair.) codes for the protein MLRELDVTGVRNLQACRLSFEPGFTVVTGANAAGKTSVLEAVHLLGRGRSFRARRLDQVIGREQSVMRVVGVCETTHGSHRLGLEYSQRQCRVRLDGEDVRLLSQLAKILPVQVINTETQRILQDGPAGRRLYLNWGCFHVSMNYHADWQRHERALRQRNAALRSGDGRLARVWEGELVTSGEAVDEARRDLVAGLSVALQELLSSWMPEVAVVVEYRRGWRAGSTLQECFDDGRLRELDAGFTLFGPHRADLLLKVDGVEAQFALSRGQQKLVAIGLMLVQCRQLMRSDSASPLILVDDLAAELDAGRREQVAQALKETSCQGIMTAIEPGDLPEGFQNGRGYRVEQGRVSEMIY
- the dnaN gene encoding DNA polymerase III subunit beta yields the protein MKIQITREQLLPALQAVIGVVERRQTLPVLANVLVVADEAGLSLTTTDLEVELVSRVELAVEEGGQVTVPARKLMDIVRNLPDGAVIKLAVDQERAVLQAERSRFSLATLPASEFPAVEDIGATEPVVLPQASLRELIERTHFSMALQDVRYYLNGLLLELEPGRLRAVATDGHRLALGELEGQVEVTNNQQVIVPRKGVQELLRLLDESDESLRLELGSNHIRITLQNLRFTSKLIDGRFPEYQRVIPQVESNILRADRETLRQALVRASILSNEKYRGVRFILETDLLRIQSNNPEQEQADEELVVEYQGAPLEVGFNATYLLDALGVLDGDAVQIGLVDANSSCLIGAVGVDHFRYVVMPMRL